In a genomic window of Lycium ferocissimum isolate CSIRO_LF1 chromosome 9, AGI_CSIRO_Lferr_CH_V1, whole genome shotgun sequence:
- the LOC132031525 gene encoding BTB/POZ and TAZ domain-containing protein 3-like isoform X1 gives MKKIKKENMWRKRVLISESFGGCFNIRLEGENSGDTLNFLEDPRSPAYNACNIPEPPHPPSGKICLRSITHRGRGKSGRVPKETRDTWDKLFKDGYGADVHIITDDGSFIPAHYTLLDWLSPENVIDVLQLARNCDAPRLILVCIRMTVSNFKTVSSSEGWKVMRRANPMLEQELLESVVDADSGSVSDDWTYGPT, from the exons TTTCTGAATCTTTTGGTGGATGCTTTAACATACGACTAGAAGGAGAAAACTCGGGAgacactttaaattttcttgaagATCCAAGGTCTCCAGCTTATAATGCATGTAATATTCCAGAGCCTCCTCATCCTCCTTCTGGTAAAATCTGTTTGAGATCCATTACTCATAGAGGACGTGGTAAGTCTGGTCGTGTCCCTAAAGAAACAAGAGATACATGGGATAAGCTATTTAAAGATGGATATGGAGCAGATGTACATATAATTACCGATGATGGTTCATTTATTCCAGCTCATTATACTCTTCTG GATTGGTTGAGCCCTGAAAATGTGATAGATGTTCTTCAGTTGGCAAGGAACTGTGATGCACCACGTCTTATACTTGTCTGTATTCGTATGACAGTGAGCAACTTCAAAACCGTATCATCCTCTGAGGGATGGAAAGTGATGAGACGTGCTAACCCTATGCTTGAACAGGAACTTCTAGAATCTGTTGTTGATGCAGATTCG GGATCAGTGTCGGACGATTGGACCTACGGACCAACTTAA
- the LOC132031525 gene encoding BTB/POZ and TAZ domain-containing protein 3-like isoform X2 encodes MASPEIDYCWSSSVSESFGGCFNIRLEGENSGDTLNFLEDPRSPAYNACNIPEPPHPPSGKICLRSITHRGRGKSGRVPKETRDTWDKLFKDGYGADVHIITDDGSFIPAHYTLLDWLSPENVIDVLQLARNCDAPRLILVCIRMTVSNFKTVSSSEGWKVMRRANPMLEQELLESVVDADSGSVSDDWTYGPT; translated from the exons ATGGCATCACCTGAAATTGATTATTGCTGGTCATCCTCAGTTTCTGAATCTTTTGGTGGATGCTTTAACATACGACTAGAAGGAGAAAACTCGGGAgacactttaaattttcttgaagATCCAAGGTCTCCAGCTTATAATGCATGTAATATTCCAGAGCCTCCTCATCCTCCTTCTGGTAAAATCTGTTTGAGATCCATTACTCATAGAGGACGTGGTAAGTCTGGTCGTGTCCCTAAAGAAACAAGAGATACATGGGATAAGCTATTTAAAGATGGATATGGAGCAGATGTACATATAATTACCGATGATGGTTCATTTATTCCAGCTCATTATACTCTTCTG GATTGGTTGAGCCCTGAAAATGTGATAGATGTTCTTCAGTTGGCAAGGAACTGTGATGCACCACGTCTTATACTTGTCTGTATTCGTATGACAGTGAGCAACTTCAAAACCGTATCATCCTCTGAGGGATGGAAAGTGATGAGACGTGCTAACCCTATGCTTGAACAGGAACTTCTAGAATCTGTTGTTGATGCAGATTCG GGATCAGTGTCGGACGATTGGACCTACGGACCAACTTAA